A window of Melopsittacus undulatus isolate bMelUnd1 chromosome 2, bMelUnd1.mat.Z, whole genome shotgun sequence contains these coding sequences:
- the VGLL3 gene encoding transcription cofactor vestigial-like protein 3 isoform X1 has product MSCSDVAMQQPASAACGATRCLAVPAAGCPQKKLAVYNKMQESLEVTLPSKQEEDEKDQPAEMEYLNSRCVLFTYFQGDIGSVVDEHFSRALSQASSFNPETALTKSKAGLSPLWRESSTISSQRSSFPTSFWTSSYQPPPPPCLSGVHHDFPVTAPGTFPTPDPSSWPGHSLHQTAPPPPPAASESWHYPLASQVSPSYAHMHDVYMHRHHPHPHMHHHHPSSHRDPRYGSLLMPSVRAARIPAPECDVTKTDPAAVTSATSAWAGAFHGTVDIVPSFGFDTGLQHQDKNKETSWF; this is encoded by the exons ATGAGCTGCTCGGACGTGGCCATGCAGCAGCCCGCCTCGGCGGCGTGCGGGGCCACCCGCTGTTTGGCCGTGCCCGCGGCGGGCTGCCCGCAG AAGAAGTTAGCTGTATACAACAAGATGCAGGAGTCTCTGGAAGTGACCCTTCCCAGCAAGCAAGAGGAGGATGAGAAAGACCAGCCTGCGGAAATGGAGTACCTTAACTCTCGCTGCGTCCTTTTCACTTACTTCCAGGGGGACATTGGTTCAGTTGTGGATGAACACTTTTCAAGAGCTTTGAGCCAAGCCAGTAGCTTCAATCCAGAAACTGCCCTTACCAAGAGCAAGGCAGGGCTAAGTCCTCTGTGGAGAG AAAGCTCAACAATTTCAAGCCAAAGGAGCAGTTTTCCAACTTCATTTTGGACCAGCTCTTATCAGCCTCCACCTCCACCATGCTTAAGTGGAGTACACCACGATTTCCCTGTTACTGCACCAGGCACCTTCCCAACACCAGATCCCAGCAGCTGGCCAGGACACAGCCTTCATCAGACTGCCCCACCTCCTCCCCCTGCTGCATCCGAATCCTGGCATTATCCCTTAGCATCTCAGGTGAGCCCTTCGTATGCACACATGCATGACGTGTACATGCATCGCCATCACCCTCATCCACACATGCACCATCACCATCCCAGCTCACACCGTGACCCCCGCTACGGGTCCCTGCTGATGCCTTCAGTCCGTGCAGCCAGGATTCCTGCTCCCGAGTGTGACGTGACAAAGACAGATCCAGCTGCTGTCACCAGCGCTACCTCAGCATGGGCTGGAGCCTTTCATGGAACGGTGGACATTGTGCCAAGTTTTGGGTTTGACACAG GTCTACAGCATCAGGACAAGAACAAGGAAACTTCTTGGTTCTGA
- the VGLL3 gene encoding transcription cofactor vestigial-like protein 3 isoform X2, which produces MQESLEVTLPSKQEEDEKDQPAEMEYLNSRCVLFTYFQGDIGSVVDEHFSRALSQASSFNPETALTKSKAGLSPLWRESSTISSQRSSFPTSFWTSSYQPPPPPCLSGVHHDFPVTAPGTFPTPDPSSWPGHSLHQTAPPPPPAASESWHYPLASQVSPSYAHMHDVYMHRHHPHPHMHHHHPSSHRDPRYGSLLMPSVRAARIPAPECDVTKTDPAAVTSATSAWAGAFHGTVDIVPSFGFDTGLQHQDKNKETSWF; this is translated from the exons ATGCAGGAGTCTCTGGAAGTGACCCTTCCCAGCAAGCAAGAGGAGGATGAGAAAGACCAGCCTGCGGAAATGGAGTACCTTAACTCTCGCTGCGTCCTTTTCACTTACTTCCAGGGGGACATTGGTTCAGTTGTGGATGAACACTTTTCAAGAGCTTTGAGCCAAGCCAGTAGCTTCAATCCAGAAACTGCCCTTACCAAGAGCAAGGCAGGGCTAAGTCCTCTGTGGAGAG AAAGCTCAACAATTTCAAGCCAAAGGAGCAGTTTTCCAACTTCATTTTGGACCAGCTCTTATCAGCCTCCACCTCCACCATGCTTAAGTGGAGTACACCACGATTTCCCTGTTACTGCACCAGGCACCTTCCCAACACCAGATCCCAGCAGCTGGCCAGGACACAGCCTTCATCAGACTGCCCCACCTCCTCCCCCTGCTGCATCCGAATCCTGGCATTATCCCTTAGCATCTCAGGTGAGCCCTTCGTATGCACACATGCATGACGTGTACATGCATCGCCATCACCCTCATCCACACATGCACCATCACCATCCCAGCTCACACCGTGACCCCCGCTACGGGTCCCTGCTGATGCCTTCAGTCCGTGCAGCCAGGATTCCTGCTCCCGAGTGTGACGTGACAAAGACAGATCCAGCTGCTGTCACCAGCGCTACCTCAGCATGGGCTGGAGCCTTTCATGGAACGGTGGACATTGTGCCAAGTTTTGGGTTTGACACAG GTCTACAGCATCAGGACAAGAACAAGGAAACTTCTTGGTTCTGA